GCTGCAAGGGAAGCCATTCCTCTATAAACTTTGAATCTTTTACCATTTTTAGTTAAGACTGTACCAGGAGATTCATCTGTTCCTCCAAGCATGCTTCCAACCATTACAGAAGATGCTCCTGCTGCAAGTGCTTTGGTTGCATCACCAGAGGTTCTTGTGCCACCATCAGAAATTATTGGGATTCCATGATCTCTTCCTATTTTGGCACAATCCATTACTGCTGTTAATTGTGGGACACCTGAGCCGGTAATTACTCTAGTAATACAAATAGAACCAGAACCTACACCGACTTTTACAGCATCAACTCCTGCTTTGATCAAGTCTTCAGCACCATGAGCCGTAGCAATATTTCCTGCAATCAATTCACAGTCAGGGAATGCTTTTTTGATATTTTTTACAGTAGCAATTGCATTTTCGCTATGACCATGTGCAATATCAACAACTAATACATCAGCTCCTGCTTCAAGCAACGATTCTGATCTTTCTAAAAAGTCCCCCTTGACACCTACTGCTGCACCAACTAAAGGCCTTCCTTTGGTATCTTTTGATGCAATAGGATAATCCTCAATATTTGTAATATCCTTGCTAGTGATTAATCCTTTAACAATTCCAGATTCATCTACAATAGGTAATTTTTCAATTCTATGTTTATGTAAAAGTGATTTTGCATCATCAAGACTTATTCCAGGTTTTGCAGTAACAACATCTTTTGTCATAACCTCTTTGAGAGATAGTCTTGAGTTTGATTCAAACAGTAGATCTCTATCAGTTACAATTCCAACCAATTTCGAATCAGAATTTACAACCAAAAGGCCAGATACTTCCTTATCTTCAGCATAATCTATTGCATCTTGGACTGTTTTATCCTCAGATATAGAATATGGATTTTCAATCATCACACTTCCAGATCTCTTAACTTTGAGAACTTCGTTTGCTTGTTCTTGAATAGTCAAGAATCTGTGAA
Above is a window of Nitrosopumilus sp. K4 DNA encoding:
- the guaB gene encoding IMP dehydrogenase, which encodes MEFKEGLTFDDVLLVPKYSDITSRSQTDLKTQLSRNISINIPFVSANMDTVTESAMAVAMARAGGIGIIHRFLTIQEQANEVLKVKRSGSVMIENPYSISEDKTVQDAIDYAEDKEVSGLLVVNSDSKLVGIVTDRDLLFESNSRLSLKEVMTKDVVTAKPGISLDDAKSLLHKHRIEKLPIVDESGIVKGLITSKDITNIEDYPIASKDTKGRPLVGAAVGVKGDFLERSESLLEAGADVLVVDIAHGHSENAIATVKNIKKAFPDCELIAGNIATAHGAEDLIKAGVDAVKVGVGSGSICITRVITGSGVPQLTAVMDCAKIGRDHGIPIISDGGTRTSGDATKALAAGASSVMVGSMLGGTDESPGTVLTKNGKRFKVYRGMASLAASIGRKSKETGSISLDDDLNDYVAEGVEAMVPYKGTVTDILKQLTGGVRSGLSYCGAHTISQMQQNAEFIKMSRAGFAESQPHDVSLM